The Struthio camelus isolate bStrCam1 chromosome 5, bStrCam1.hap1, whole genome shotgun sequence genome has a segment encoding these proteins:
- the ZNF106 gene encoding zinc finger protein 106 isoform X2, with product MVRERKCILCHIVYSSKKEMEEHMRSMLHHRELENLKGRDSNHECQVCRVTLVGLSAYAKHISSQLHKDNVDAHDREEEEKEEAEEEYLDKELIQLIKQRKERNRQTEPCCANQELECDDRRSQRRREERAAYKEREAYDQSSWHHHNPSQRDWKWEKDDYVSPRQGKFSHSLRNLNINRHPGGPRGRSGWHQNVSGNPSNRHNYGNSGNAWHPSGRGGGTSNWHHGARGRNPTWHSEGTGNFSSWNSKNYGGNWKSSPHCANGWDFRSAGDGYSLDPIKYNKERYTWQWQEKDTIDTVPYRDRNNRRESLDFTSDKLPPEGALDFGTSKQPDNKASRTSGKSGSPSRDKMYRWTPYPSQKAAEQQSWSEDNVSKTPEKTDSVFTPLTDSSMKVKTSESNAGLAKLKKREVPSHTNVIPDYLDSCKVMTDCSSGEKPDKDDGRSSRMPSLKSPLLNITDMKSSSQKQDTQNLLKNVKLLLSSTSGEQQNHLNALNLETKSFPSYASKPHSACAGNLQGNRDVLGSSLGEPVNNLSEAQQKHEELQCSRSLQNPHLSSCKDTSDQNMEEAGKVSPKSKFRLDSLEDVSDDELTGSDKSEARVEKLSSSVSSCLPCDTPEGKPAASEREDDEKSAVSAISSADKKDSVFQMESTSSPSSQDHLQVDLKTTQEGEGDEEHVKSRDHFEMEGFENPSDHELQKGGSQSLGLLLPDLSKLGLPASLQRDLTRHISLKSKAGTHLPEPNLNNARRIRNVSGHRRSETEKESGLKPTLRQILSASRRNVNWDQVIQQVTKKKQELGKGLPRFGIEMVPLVQNEQEGLELSEESDLSTLEGFQWEGISLAVPGSARKRSFSESSVIVDRNPPPYSFFSDQAKTKESEQRQIIASSHSHHSTSGYEASADIEADFKRETSSLPLSPFMSERTETSGRRHSLQVSSEVTGLTKQDQESPDKRTPLLEKQNVLEVSGEENTLASDGASVLAISNNVDAATDSSCTSGTEQNDSQGIGKKRRATGEGSSPEIPSLERKNKRRKIKGKKERSQVDQLLAISLREEELSKSLHSVDSSLLQARAALQAAYVEVQRFLVLKQQITMEMSALRSQRIQILQGLQETLDPSEQLEQLPCSVSTERRNSKSQMATDVIPAGSFLPLLDTLSPSAPPLGASVHVNSSLPFQSSASITPTTPPDSSVQVKREPVSPKISEENVNSVLQTSSCASQAEMVERKDEEISQKTSVCPVVSATVSLSELTACFQHANQDVHKPAAERGKAGLAKNPSPSHSPSGFSKREANETVTESFLPDQCSTSQPNHSVLPEMPMDKNPKLTAELCEQQTATTLIPTEKGNRRRRKLRKKKTLRAVHVPENSDTEQDIIDSKPIRKVKSGKFPKGEKVTTSTPPRQEDGGTTMQTARNKDENGSDTSLELVEIATPQYEVVDIGSSESGDEKPDSPSKRDSCSSIDQGVLEASCSGYDEVSSTSEIGTNYREDVKKSVAETQTSISSLRGSKNSSEASSEPGEDEEPTEGNFEGHLAAVNAIQIFGNLLYTCSADKTVCAYNLVSRKCVAIFEGHTSKVNCLLVTQTNGKNAALYTGSSDHTINCYNIKTKECMEQFKLEDRVLCLHSRWRILYAGLANGSVVTFSIKNNKQVDTFECHGPRAVSCLATAQEGARKLLVVGSYDCTISVRDARNGLLLRTLEGHSKTILCMKVVNDLVFSGSSDQSVHAHNIHTGELVRIYKGHNHAVTVVNILGKVMVTACLDKFVRVYELQSHDRLQVYGGHTDMIMCMTIHKSMIYTGCYDGSVRAVRLNLMQNYRCWWHGCSLIFGVVDHLKQHLLTDHTNPNFQTLKCRWKNCDAFFTSRKGSKQDAVGHIERHAEDDSRIDS from the exons ATGGTCCGAGAACGAAAATGCATATTGTGTCACATTGTGTACAGCtcaaaaaag GAGATGGAAGAACACATGAGAAGTATGCTTCACCACAGAGAACTTGAAAACCTGAAGGGAAG GGACAGCAACCATGAGTGCCAGGTGTGCAGGGTGACATTGGTGGGCTTGTCAGCATATGCCAAACACATCTCCAGCCAGCTGCACAAAGACAATGTTGATGCCCATgatagagaagaggaagagaaagaagaggcagaagaagaaTACCTTGACAAAGAACTCATTCAACTAATCAAGCAAAGGAAGGAACGGAACCG GCAAACTGAACCATGCTGTGCAAACCAAGAATTAGAATGTGATGATAGGAGATCACAGAGAAGGCGAGAAGAAAGAGCTGCTTACAAAGAGAGAGAAGCTTATGATCAGTCATCGTGGCATCATCATAATCCATCACAGAGGGACTGGAAATGGGAAAAGGATGATTATGTTAGTCCTAGGCAAGGCAAATTTTCACACTCTCTGAGGAACCTTAATATAAACAGACATCCAGGTGGCCCGAGGGGACGCTCTGGGTGGCACCAAAATGTTTCAGGAAACCCTTCAAATCGGCATAACTATGGGAATTCTGGAAATGCTTGGCAtccaagtgggcgaggaggaggaacATCAAATTGGCATCATGGTGCCAGGGGGAGAAATCCTACTTGGCACTCCGAAGGAACAGGTAATTTTTCTAGCTGGAATTCTAAGAATTATGGAGGAAACTGGAAATCTAGTCCTCATTGTGCAAACGGCTGGGATTTCAGAAGCGCAGGAGATGGATATTCATTAGACCCAATTAAATATAATAAGGAAAGGTATACATGGCAGTGGCAGGAGAAGGACACCATTGATACTGTGCCATATAGAGATCGAAATAATAGGCGTGAGTCACTTGATTTTACTAGTGATAAACTTCCTCCTGAGGGGGCCCTGGATTTTGGTACTTCCAAGCAACCAGATAACAAAGCCTCAAGAACCAGTGGAAAAAGTGGCAGTCCTTCCAGAGATAAAATGTATCGCTGGACTCCTTACCCATCCCAgaaagctgcagagcagcaatcaTGGTCTGAAGATAACGTTTCTAAAACTCCAGAGAAAACAGATTCTGTATTTACGCCTCTTACTGATTCATCAATGAAAGTGAAAACTAGTGAATCCAATGCAGGCCTCGCAAAACTTAAGAAACGGGAAGTACCTTCCCACACTAATGTAATCCCAGATTACCTTGATTCTTGCAAGGTAATGACAGACTGTTCTAGTGGTGAAAAGCCTGACAAAGATGATGGCAGAAGTAGTAGGATGCCATCACTGAAATCCCCTCTCCTTAATATCACAGACATGAAGTCTTCTTCCCAAAAGCAGGACACACAGAATCTCTTAAAAAATGTCAAGCTTCTGTTATCCTCGACTAGTGGTGAACAGCAGAATCATTTGAATGCACTGAACTTGGAAACTAAGAGTTTCCCCTCTTATGCATCGAAGCCGCACAGTGCGTGTGCAGGTAACTTACAAGGCAACAGAGATGTGCTTGGCAGCAGTCTTGGAGAACCTGTTAATAACCTAAGTGAAGCACAGCAAAAACACGAAGAACTTCAATGCAGCCGCTCCTTACAAAATCCTCACTTAAGCTCTTGCAAGGATACGAGCGATCAGAATATGGAAGAAGCTGGGAAAGTCTCTCCGAAGAGCAAGTTCAGACTAGATTCATTAGAGGATGTGAGTGATGATGAACTAACAGGGAGTGACAAATCTGAAGCAAGAGTTGAAAAGTTGAGTTCTTCTGTTAGTTCTTGTTTACCCTGTGACACTCCAGAAGGTAAACCTGCTGCCTCTGAAAGGGAAGATGATGAAAAAAGCGCTGTTTCAGCTATCTCTTCTGCTGATAAAAAAGATTCAGTGTTTCAGATGGAATCCACATCATCTCCGAGCAGTCAGGACCATTTGCAGGTGGACTTGAAAACTacgcaggaaggagaaggtgatgAAGAGCATGTGAAGTCACGTGATCACTTTGAAATGGAAGGTTTTGAAAATCCTTCAGATCATGAGCTGCAGAAGGGAGGAAGCCAGTCATTAGGCCTCCTTCTTCCTGATTTAAGCAAACTTGGCCTCCCTGCCTCTCTGCAAAGAGACCTGACACGACATATTAGTCTGAAGAGCAAAGCTGGGACACATCTTCCAGAGCCCAATCTCAATAATGCACGGCGAATTCGGAACGTTAGTGGCCATCGGAGAAGTGAGACTGAGAAAGAGTCAGGGCTTAAACCCACCCTCAGGCAGATTCTTAGTGCTTCCCGGAGGAATGTAAACTGGGATCAAGTCATCCAGCAGGTAACCAAGAAGAAACAAGAACTTGGCAAAGGTTTACCAAG GTTTGGCATAGAAATGGTGCCTCTTGTTCAAAATGAGCAGGAGGGTCTAGAACTCAGTGAAGAGTCTGATCTGTCTACTCTAGAAGGATTCCAGTGGGAAGGAATTTCCTTAGCAGTGCCTGGGTCAGCCAGAAAACGTAGCTTTTCTGAAAGCAGTGTGATTGTGGACCGAAATCCTCCTCCTTATAGCTTCTTCAGTGACCaagccaaaacaaaagaaagtgagCAAAGGCAAATAATTGCCTCCAGCCACTCTCATCACTCAACATCTGGGTATGAAGCAAGTGCTGACATTGAGGCTGACTTTAAACGTGAGAcatcttctcttcctttgtcaCCATTTATGTCTGAAAGAACTGAGACAAGTGGAAGGAGACATAGCCTGCAGGTGTCCTCTGAGGTCACAGGCCTCACAAAACAAGATCAGGAGAGTCCAGATAAGAGAACACCTcttcttgaaaaacaaaatgtattggaagtctcaggagaagaaaatacTCTGGCTTCAGATGGTGCTTCGGTTCTTGCAATATCTAATAATGTAGATGCAGCTACAGACAGTAGCTGCACATCTGGTACTGAGCAGAATGACAGCCAAGGAATTGGAAAGAAACGAAGAGCAACAGGA GAGGGATCATCTCCTGAAATCCCCAGTctagagagaaagaataaaagaagaaaaattaaaggtaAAAAAG AACGTTCGCAGGTAGACCAGTTGTTGGCTATCTCACTGAGGGAAGAAGAGTTAAGCAAATCCCTGCACAGCGTGGACAGCAGCCTCTTGCAGGCTAGGGCTGCCCTACAGGCAGCATATGTTGAAGTTCAACGGTTCCTTGTATTAAAGCAACAG ATCACCATGGAAATGAGTGCACTAAGAAGTCAGAGAATCCAGATCTTGCAGGGGCTACAAG AAACACTTGACCCTTCTGAACAGTTGGAGCAACTTCCCTGCAGCGTCTcaactgaaagaagaaatagcAAATCTCAGATGGCAACTGACGTAATTCCGGCAGGCTCCTTCTTGCCTCTTTTGGACACTTTGTCTCCTTCTGCACCTCCATTGGGAGCGTCTGTCCATGTAAACTCATCATTGCCATTCCAGTCGTCTGCTAGCATTACACCCACCACTCCTCCTGACTCCTCTGTGCAAGTTAAACGAGAGCCTGTTTCTccaaaaatttcagaagaaaatgtgaaTTCTGTGCTCCAGACCTCTTCATGTGCTTCACAAGCAGAAATGGTGGAGCGGAAGGATG AAGAGATCAGCCAGAAGACTTCAGTGTGTCCAGTTGTCTCTGCAACCGTATCGCTATCAGAGCTGACAGCTTGTTTCCAACACGCTAATCAAGATGTTCACAAGCCTGCTGCGGAGAGGGGAAAGGCCGGACTTGCTAAGAACCCTTCTCCTTCTCATTCACCATCTGGTTTTAGCAAGAGGGAAGCAAATGAAACAGTGACTGAAAGCTTTTTGCCAGACCAGTGTAGCACTTCTCAGCCAAATCATTCAGTCCTTCCAGAAATGCCAATGGATAAAAACCCCAAGTTGACAGCAGAACTGTGTGAACAACAGACAGCAACCACTCTAATCCCAACAGAAAAAgggaacaggaggaggagaaagttaaggaagaagaaaactctGAGGGCAGTCCATGTGCCGGAGAACAGTGATACAGAACAGGACATAATTGACTCAAAGCCCATCAGGAAAGTCAAGAGTGGAAAGTTCCCTAAAGGAGAAAAGGTTACTACATCCACTCCTCCAAGACAGGAGGATGGAGGTACTACTATGCAGACAGCAAGAAACAAAGATGAGAATGGCAGTGATACTTCTCTGGAACTAGTGGAAATTGCAACCCCTCAGTATGAGGTGGTTGACATTGGTTCATCGGAGTCGGGTGATGAGAAACCAGACAGCCCATCCAAGAGGGATTCATGCAGCTCCATTGACCAAGGAGTCCTAGAGGCATCTTGCTCTGGTTATGATGAAGTCAGCTCCACCAGTGAGATTGGTACGAATTATAGGGAAGATGTGAAAAAAAG TGTGGCTGAGACACAGACTTCCATATCATCACTAAGAGGATCAAAGAACTCTTCAG AAGCGTCTTCAGAGCCAGGTGAGGATGAAGAACCTACAGAGGGGAACTTTGAAGGACATCTGGCTGCAGTGAATGCTATTCAGATTTTTGGGAATTTGTTATACACCTGTTCAGCAGACAAAACTGTTTGTGCCTACAATCTGGTT AGCAGGAAGTGTGTAGCCATCTTTGAAGGACACACTTCAAAAGTGAACTGCCTCCTAGTCACTCAGACAAATGGGAAGAATGCTGCGCTCTACACTGGCTCAAGTGACCACACTATCAATTGTTACAATATCAAG aCCAAAGAATGCATGGAACAGTTTAAATTGGAAGATCGAGTGCTCTGTTTACACAGTAGATGGCGGATCCTTTATGCAGGGCTTGCAAATGGCAGCGTGGTTACTTTCAGCATAAAG AACAACAAGCAAGTTGATACCTTTGAATGCCATGGCCCTAGAGCAGTGAGTTGTCTAGCCACAGCTCAGGAAGGAGCACGCAAGTTGTTGGTAGTGGGCTCCTACGACTGCACCATCAGCGTGCGAGATGCTCGGAACGGGCTGCTCCTCAGAACGCTCGAGGGTCACAGCAAGACGATACTCTGCATGAAG gttgTGAATGATCTGGTATTCAGTGGCTCCAGTGATCAATCTGTCCATGCTCACAACATTCAT ACTGGAGAGCTGGTACGGATTTATAAAGGCCATAATCACGCAGTAACGGTTGTGAACATTCTGGGGAAAGTGATGGTGACCGCCTGCCTAGATAAATTTGTTCGTGTTTATGAACTACAG TCACATGACCGCTTGCAAGTCTATGGAGGCCACACAGATATGATCATGTGCATGACCATCCATAAGAGCATG atCTACACTGGATGCTATGATGGTAGTGTCAGAGCTGTGAGGCTTAATCTGATGCAGAATTATCGTTGCTGG TGGCATGGATGTTCCCTGATCTTTGGAGTTGTGGACCATCTGAAACAACACTTGCTAACTGACCACACCAATCCAAATTTTCAGACCCTAAAGTGTCGTTGGAAGAACTGTGATGCTTTCTTTACTTCCAGGAAAGGTTCCAAGCAG GATGCTGTAGGACACATTGAAAGACATGCTGAGGATGACAGCAGGATTGACTCATGA